One stretch of Dyella jiangningensis DNA includes these proteins:
- the dgoD gene encoding galactonate dehydratase produces the protein MKITRLTTYIVPPRWLFLRIDTDAGIVGWGEPIVEGRAHTVAAAVEELSDYLVGKDPRHIEDLWSVMYRGGFYRGGPVLMSAIAGIDQALWDIKGKHHGVPVHQLLGGPVRDRIRVYSWIGGDRPADTARQAKDAVARGFTAVKMNATEELQYVDTYDKVEQVIANVAAVRDAVGPHVGIGVDFHGRVHKPMAKVLAKELDPYKLMFIEEPVLSDHLEALPELAAISPAPIALGERLYTRYDFKRVLQMGGVDIIQPDPSHSGGITETRKIAAMAEAYDVALALHCPLGPIALAACLQLDAVSYNAFIQEQSLGIHYNAGNDLLDYVHDRSVFAYHDGFVTIPGGPGLGISVNEAYVAERAAVGHRWRNPIWRHADGSVAEW, from the coding sequence ATGAAGATCACCCGCCTCACCACCTACATCGTTCCCCCGCGCTGGCTGTTCCTGCGCATCGACACCGATGCCGGCATCGTCGGCTGGGGCGAGCCGATCGTCGAAGGTCGCGCGCATACCGTGGCGGCCGCCGTGGAAGAACTTTCCGACTACCTGGTCGGCAAGGACCCGCGCCACATCGAAGACCTGTGGAGCGTGATGTACCGCGGCGGCTTCTATCGCGGCGGCCCCGTGCTGATGAGTGCGATCGCCGGCATCGACCAGGCGCTGTGGGACATCAAGGGCAAGCATCACGGCGTGCCCGTGCACCAGCTGCTCGGCGGCCCGGTGCGCGATCGCATCCGCGTCTATTCGTGGATCGGCGGTGATCGCCCCGCCGACACGGCGCGCCAGGCGAAGGACGCCGTGGCACGCGGCTTCACCGCCGTGAAGATGAATGCCACGGAAGAACTGCAGTACGTCGATACCTACGACAAGGTCGAGCAGGTGATCGCGAACGTCGCGGCCGTGCGCGACGCGGTGGGCCCGCACGTCGGCATCGGCGTGGACTTCCACGGCCGCGTGCACAAGCCGATGGCGAAGGTGCTCGCGAAGGAACTCGATCCGTACAAGCTGATGTTCATCGAGGAGCCGGTGCTGTCCGATCACCTGGAAGCCCTGCCGGAACTCGCCGCCATCTCGCCCGCGCCCATCGCGCTGGGCGAGCGCCTGTACACGCGCTACGACTTCAAGCGCGTGCTGCAGATGGGTGGCGTGGACATCATCCAGCCCGACCCCTCGCATTCCGGCGGCATCACGGAGACGCGCAAGATCGCGGCGATGGCCGAAGCCTACGACGTCGCGCTCGCGCTGCACTGCCCGCTCGGCCCGATCGCGCTCGCGGCATGCCTGCAGCTCGACGCGGTCAGCTACAACGCCTTCATCCAGGAGCAGAGCCTGGGCATCCACTACAACGCGGGCAACGACCTGCTCGACTACGTGCACGACCGCAGCGTGTTCGCCTACCACGATGGCTTCGTGACGATTCCCGGCGGCCCCGGCCTCGGCATCTCGGTCAACGAAGCGTACGTCGCCGAACGCGCCGCCGTGGGCCACCGCTGGCGCAACCCGATCTGGCGCCACGCCGACGGCAGCGTGGCGGAGTGGTAA
- a CDS encoding 2-dehydro-3-deoxy-6-phosphogalactonate aldolase, whose amino-acid sequence MKNWLEPLPLVAILRGLTPEESVEVGHALVGAGFRMLEVPLNSPRPFESIRRLVDALGDDYLVGAGTVLDPAKVKDLADAGGRLVVMPHADVAVIRAAKQAGLYCVPGVATPTEAFAALAAGADALKLFPAEQASPAVLKAWRAVLPPHVAVMPVGGISPDNMAPWLAAGAGGFGIGSSLYAPGRPAGDVAVRAREFADAWQRHLDAKGSRA is encoded by the coding sequence ATGAAGAACTGGCTTGAACCCCTCCCTCTCGTCGCGATCCTGCGCGGACTCACACCGGAGGAATCCGTCGAGGTCGGTCACGCGCTCGTCGGCGCGGGCTTCCGCATGCTCGAAGTACCGCTCAATTCGCCGCGGCCGTTCGAAAGCATCCGTCGACTGGTCGACGCGCTGGGCGACGATTATCTGGTGGGCGCGGGCACCGTGCTCGATCCGGCGAAGGTGAAGGACCTTGCCGACGCCGGCGGCCGTCTGGTGGTGATGCCGCACGCGGACGTCGCCGTGATCCGTGCCGCCAAGCAGGCCGGCCTCTATTGCGTGCCTGGCGTCGCCACGCCCACCGAGGCCTTTGCCGCATTGGCCGCCGGCGCCGATGCGCTGAAGCTCTTCCCGGCCGAACAGGCCAGCCCCGCCGTGCTCAAGGCATGGCGCGCCGTGCTGCCTCCGCATGTCGCCGTGATGCCGGTCGGCGGCATCTCGCCGGACAACATGGCGCCGTGGCTCGCCGCCGGTGCAGGCGGTTTCGGCATCGGCTCCTCCCTCTACGCCCCCGGCCGCCCGGCCGGCGACGTTGCCGTCCGCGCGCGCGAGTTCGCCGACGCGTGGCAGCGTCATCTCGACGCCAAAGGATCGCGTGCATGA
- a CDS encoding SDR family NAD(P)-dependent oxidoreductase produces MTAFATYPSLLDRHVFISGGATGIGAAFVEHFAQQGARVSFVDIDHASGEQLVESLAASKHRPLFLPCDVTDLDTLQASIDAARATHGPVGVLVNNAANDVRHTFGQTTPAEFDRNIAINLRHQYFATQAVRDDMRTLGGGSVICLGSTGWMKKNAGYPMYAMAKAAVHGLVNGLARELGHDRIRINALVPGWVITEKQRRLWLDAEGEAEIARVQCLPGYLMADDLARAALFLGADDSRMCTGQDFIVDGGWV; encoded by the coding sequence ATGACGGCCTTCGCCACCTACCCCAGCCTGCTCGATCGCCACGTCTTCATCAGCGGCGGCGCGACCGGCATCGGCGCGGCCTTCGTCGAACACTTCGCGCAGCAAGGCGCGCGCGTGTCCTTCGTCGATATCGATCATGCGAGCGGCGAGCAGCTGGTGGAGAGCCTCGCGGCGTCGAAGCACCGCCCGCTGTTCCTGCCGTGCGATGTCACCGATCTCGACACGCTGCAGGCATCCATCGATGCGGCACGCGCGACGCACGGTCCCGTCGGCGTGCTGGTCAACAACGCCGCCAACGATGTGCGCCACACCTTTGGACAGACCACGCCGGCGGAATTCGACCGCAACATCGCCATCAACCTGCGCCATCAGTACTTCGCCACGCAGGCCGTGCGTGACGACATGCGCACGCTGGGCGGCGGCTCGGTGATCTGCCTGGGCTCGACCGGCTGGATGAAGAAGAACGCCGGCTACCCGATGTATGCGATGGCCAAGGCCGCCGTGCACGGACTGGTGAACGGCCTTGCGCGCGAACTCGGCCATGATCGCATCCGCATCAACGCGCTGGTGCCCGGCTGGGTGATCACCGAGAAGCAGCGTCGCCTGTGGCTGGATGCCGAAGGCGAAGCGGAGATCGCCCGCGTGCAGTGCCTGCCGGGCTACCTGATGGCGGACGACCTCGCACGCGCCGCGCTGTTCCTGGGCGCCGATGACAGCCGCATGTGCACGGGACAGGATTTCATCGTCGACGGTGGCTGGGTATGA
- a CDS encoding FadR/GntR family transcriptional regulator: MKKPIAVRSLYGHVMHELGQRIVSGKVKPGEILPREETLAESLQVSRTALREALKVLSAKGLIESRTGVGARVLEERYWNQLDADVLAWRCASMPTDDFVDKLVEMREIIEPAAAAAAARRRTAPQLAAIEEAYNAMDAAQTLDEWSHADLLFHDAVLHATGNELMQSLFSVIETALGTFFTLSARNAGNFKYSLPYHQKVLEAIRRKQPEVARKTMQSMIADSLANLQRSRSSRGRKKASA, encoded by the coding sequence ATGAAGAAGCCGATCGCAGTTCGCAGCCTGTACGGCCATGTCATGCACGAACTGGGGCAGCGCATCGTCAGCGGCAAGGTGAAGCCCGGCGAAATCCTCCCGCGCGAAGAGACCCTGGCCGAGAGCCTGCAGGTCAGCCGCACCGCGTTGCGCGAAGCGCTCAAGGTGCTTTCCGCCAAGGGCCTGATCGAATCGCGTACGGGCGTGGGCGCGCGCGTGCTGGAAGAGCGCTACTGGAACCAGCTCGATGCCGACGTGCTCGCCTGGCGCTGCGCCTCCATGCCCACCGACGACTTCGTCGACAAGCTGGTGGAGATGCGCGAGATCATCGAACCCGCCGCTGCCGCTGCGGCCGCACGTCGGCGCACCGCACCGCAGCTGGCCGCCATCGAAGAAGCCTACAACGCGATGGACGCCGCGCAGACACTGGACGAGTGGTCGCACGCCGACCTGCTCTTCCACGACGCCGTGCTGCACGCGACCGGCAATGAACTCATGCAATCGCTGTTCTCGGTGATCGAGACCGCGCTCGGCACGTTCTTCACCCTGTCGGCGCGCAACGCCGGCAACTTCAAGTATTCGCTGCCGTACCACCAGAAGGTGCTGGAGGCGATCCGTCGCAAGCAGCCGGAAGTGGCGCGCAAGACCATGCAGAGCATGATCGCCGACTCGCTTGCCAACCTGCAGCGCAGCCGCAGCAGCCGCGGCCGCAAGAAGGCCAGCGCGTGA
- a CDS encoding 2-dehydro-3-deoxygalactonokinase: MTTALIGLDWGSTHLRAYRYDSRGQVEEKRAFPHGIRRLPEGGFAEAFAQAVQHWPDVPVLACGMVGSRNGWQEVPYLDTPTRVDRLAGALTHLEVPGGRVIHLVPGLRDPQRPDVMRGEETQVVGALAFSPSIGQRGCLLLPGTHSKWVSLRDGAVAGFATVMTGELFGLLMQHSILGAQLPADANDEQAFLRGVVAAKASDSAGALSRVFSARTLMLDGVLAPAAVADYLSGLLIGDELRMALAAGWLDARTRVQMVGEGALCERYLKAAAVFAIDIDTAPDNTTAHGLWRIATEAALVSPTAAA; the protein is encoded by the coding sequence GTGACCACAGCGCTCATCGGCCTGGACTGGGGCAGCACGCACCTGCGTGCATATCGCTACGACAGCCGCGGGCAGGTCGAAGAAAAACGCGCGTTTCCGCATGGCATCCGCCGCCTGCCCGAAGGCGGTTTCGCCGAAGCGTTCGCGCAGGCCGTGCAGCACTGGCCGGATGTGCCGGTACTGGCCTGCGGCATGGTCGGCAGTCGCAACGGCTGGCAGGAAGTGCCGTATCTCGACACGCCCACCCGCGTCGACCGGCTCGCGGGCGCGCTGACGCACCTGGAGGTTCCGGGTGGTCGTGTCATCCATCTCGTTCCCGGCCTGCGCGATCCGCAGCGTCCGGATGTGATGCGTGGCGAAGAAACCCAGGTGGTCGGCGCGCTCGCCTTCTCGCCTTCGATCGGGCAGCGCGGCTGCCTGCTGCTGCCGGGCACGCACAGCAAGTGGGTGTCGCTGCGCGATGGTGCGGTGGCGGGTTTTGCGACGGTGATGACCGGTGAGCTGTTCGGCTTGCTGATGCAGCACTCCATCCTCGGCGCGCAGCTGCCGGCCGACGCCAACGACGAGCAGGCGTTCCTTCGCGGCGTGGTCGCGGCGAAGGCGAGCGATTCAGCCGGTGCGCTTTCACGCGTGTTCTCCGCGCGCACCCTGATGCTCGACGGCGTCCTCGCACCCGCTGCGGTGGCCGACTATCTGTCGGGCCTGCTGATCGGCGACGAGCTGCGCATGGCGCTGGCCGCCGGCTGGCTCGACGCACGCACGCGCGTGCAGATGGTCGGCGAAGGCGCGTTGTGCGAGCGCTATCTGAAAGCGGCCGCCGTCTTCGCCATCGACATCGACACGGCTCCCGACAACACCACGGCACACGGCCTTTGGCGCATCGCGACCGAGGCGGCCCTGGTCTCCCCTACCGCAGCGGCATGA
- a CDS encoding SMP-30/gluconolactonase/LRE family protein, whose product MNTRATVAMQVHNTLGEGVLWCDRGQVLYWTDIHASTLWRYRPHDGALHQWSLPERLACFVLCEADGWLLLGLASQLAFFHPASQRLVPIMAVEAGQPTRLNDGACDRQGRFVFGTLHEPTDGGPKQPVGSFHRLNHDLSLERLPLPGVAISNSVAFSPDGDLMYFCDSLTRTIQCCDYGDQVSNVRTFVALDDPRGEPDGSAVDAEGALWNAQWGLGRVVRYTSEGRMDRCIDVAASQPTRPAFGGTHLSTLYITSARDGLDEAALASQPYAGALFAVHSDFGGLPEPRFPGPPPHVIAAA is encoded by the coding sequence ATGAACACGCGCGCCACGGTCGCGATGCAGGTGCACAACACGCTGGGTGAAGGCGTGCTGTGGTGCGACCGCGGACAGGTGCTGTATTGGACCGACATCCACGCGTCCACACTGTGGCGCTATCGGCCGCACGACGGCGCGTTGCACCAGTGGAGCCTGCCCGAGCGCCTGGCCTGCTTCGTGCTCTGCGAGGCGGATGGCTGGCTGCTGCTGGGGCTCGCTTCGCAACTGGCCTTCTTCCATCCGGCCAGCCAGCGGCTGGTGCCGATCATGGCCGTGGAAGCCGGGCAGCCCACGCGCCTCAACGACGGCGCCTGCGATCGTCAGGGCCGCTTCGTGTTCGGCACGCTGCACGAGCCGACCGATGGCGGACCCAAGCAGCCCGTGGGCAGCTTTCATCGGCTGAACCACGATCTTTCGCTGGAACGCCTGCCGCTGCCCGGCGTGGCGATCAGCAACAGCGTCGCCTTCAGTCCCGACGGCGACCTCATGTATTTCTGCGATTCGCTGACGCGCACGATCCAGTGCTGCGACTACGGCGACCAGGTGTCCAACGTGCGCACCTTCGTCGCGCTGGACGATCCGCGCGGCGAGCCGGATGGTTCGGCGGTGGACGCCGAGGGCGCGCTGTGGAATGCGCAGTGGGGCCTCGGCCGCGTGGTGCGCTACACCAGCGAGGGCCGCATGGATCGCTGCATCGACGTGGCGGCTTCGCAACCGACGCGGCCCGCCTTCGGCGGCACCCACCTTTCGACGCTCTACATCACCAGCGCGCGCGATGGCCTCGACGAAGCCGCGCTCGCCAGCCAACCGTATGCCGGCGCGCTGTTCGCCGTGCACTCGGACTTCGGTGGATTGCCCGAACCGCGTTTCCCCGGGCCGCCGCCACACGTCATCGCCGCCGCGTAG